In Quercus lobata isolate SW786 chromosome 12, ValleyOak3.0 Primary Assembly, whole genome shotgun sequence, a genomic segment contains:
- the LOC115971165 gene encoding phospho-2-dehydro-3-deoxyheptonate aldolase 1, chloroplastic-like, which translates to MALSSSSASSAVIPTKSFVQTQSFIKPHQPSISVKPRSVPSISAVHAAEPAKNPIVSDKTPKQQITPTKTTTTTTTTHNAGSGKWAVDSWKTKKALQLPEYPDQNEFNSVLETLEAFPPIVFAGEARSLEEKLGEAALGNAFLLQGGDCAESFKEFNANNIRDTFRILLQMGVVLMFGGQMPVVKVGRMAGQFAKPRSEPFEEKDGVKLPSYRGDNVNGDAFNEKSRIPDPQRLIRAYCQSAATLNLLRAFATGGYAAMQRVTQWNLDFTEHSEQGDRYRELANRVDEALGFMSAAGLTVDHPIMTTTEFWTSHECLLLPYEQSLTRMDSTSGLYYDCSAHFIWVGERTRQLDGAHVEFLRGVANPLGIKVSDKMDPNELVKLVEILNPQNKPGRITVITRMGAENMRVKLPHLIRAVRRAGQIVTWVSDPMHGNTIKAPCGLKTRPFDAIRAEVRAFFDVHDQEGSHPGGVHLEMTGQNVTECIGGSRTVTFDDLSSRYHTHCDPRLNASQSLELAFIIAERLRRRRITSQKALAL; encoded by the exons ATGGCTCTCTCAAGCAGCAGTGCTAGCAGCGCTGTGATTCCCACCAAATCCTTCGTTCAAACACAGTCTTTCATCAAACCCCACCAACCCTCCATTTCTGTCAAGCCCAGATCAGTCCCTTCAATCTCGGCCGTCCACGCCGCTGAGCCAGCAAAGAACCCCATCGTCTCTGACAAAACACCGAAGCAGCAGATAACACCAACGAAGACAACCACAACGACGACGACGACCCACAATGCGGGTTCAGGGAAGTGGGCCGTGGATAGCTGGAAGACCAAGAAGGCGCTTCAATTGCCTGAGTACCCGGATCAGAACGAGTTCAACTCTGTTCTTGAGACGCTCGAGGCTTTCCCTCCGATTGTGTTCGCTGGTGAGGCTAGGAGCCTAGAGGAGAAGCTTGGTGAGGCCGCTTTAGGCAACGCTTTTCTTTTACAAGGTGGGGATTGCGCTGAGAGTTTCAAGGAATTCAATGCCAATAACATCCGTGACACCTTCAGAATCCTCCTCCAAATGGGTGTCGTTTTGATGTTCGGTGGTCAAATGCCCGTTGTCAAG GTTGGTAGAATGGCGGGTCAGTTTGCAAAGCCGAGATCAGAGCCGTTTGAGGAGAAGGACGGTGTGAAGCTGCCGAGTTACAGAGGAGACAATGTGAACGGAGATGCTTTCAATGAGAAGTCAAGGATTCCAGACCCTCAGAGGTTGATTAGGGCCTATTGTCAATCTGCAGCCACTTTGAACCTTCTCAGAGCCTTTGCTACCGGAGGTTATGCTGCTATGCAGAGGGTCACACAGTGGAATTTGGATTTCACTGAGCACAGCGAGCAGGGAGATAG GTACCGCGAACTAGCTAATCGGGTTGATGAGGCCCTTGGATTCATGTCTGCTGCTGGACTCACAGTTGACCATCCTATCATGACAACAACCGAGTTCTGGACATCACATGAATGCTTGCTCTTGCCATATGAGCAGTCACTTACTAGGATGGATTCAACTTCAGGCCTTTACTATGACTGCTCAGCCCATTTTATCTGGGTTGGGGAACGTACCCGGCAGCTGGATGGTGCCCATGTTGAGTTTCTAAGAGGGGTTGCAAATCCACTAGGCATTAAG GTGAGTGATAAGATGGATCCAAATGAGCTTGTCAAGCTCGTTGAGATTTTGAATCCTCAGAACAAACCCGGGAGGATAACAGTGATCACAAGAATGGGTGCTGAAAACATGAGAGTGAAGCTTCCCCATCTAATTAGGGCAGTCCGCAGAGCAGGTCAAATTGTCACATGGGTTAGTGACCCTATGCATGGAAACACCATAAAGGCTCCCTGCGGTCTGAAAACTCGCCCCTTTGATGCCATCAGG GCGGAGGTGAGAGCATTCTTCGATGTGCATGATCAAGAAGGAAGTCACCCGGGAGGAGTTCATCTAGAGATGACCGGCCAGAATGTGACAGAGTGCATTGGCGGGTCACGAACGGTGACATTTGATGACCTAAGCTCACGTTACCACACCCACTGTGACCCTAGGCTCAATGCCTCACAATCTCTTGAGCTTGCCTTCATTATTGCTGAGCGCCTAAGGAGGAGGAGGATCACATCCCAGAAAGCTCTTGCTCTCTAG